In Luteolibacter arcticus, a genomic segment contains:
- a CDS encoding KamA family radical SAM protein, which produces MGYTSDLDPAFRSHAPGYWPAEAMTDWHEAAWQLKNRVSSLSALESRLKLTDEERAGVLLAGNKLAMSITPHFFNLIDPNDPNCPIRRQVIPRLEEAWDAPEEMADPCGEDSHMPVPGLVHRYPDRVLFLVTDRCASYCRYCTRSRVVSGVGEQHLETQWEAAFKYLEEHTEVRDVLLSGGDPLLFSDSKLEKILSRIRAIPHIQFLRIGSRIPIFLPQRITPALCEMLKKYHPLFISVHTNHPRELTLEVKEALGRLADAGIPLGNQSVLLKGVNDSVEIQKALVHKLLMCRVRPYYLYQCDLIRGSSHLRTSVSKGLEIIEGLRGHTTGYAIPQFVIDGPGGGGKIPLNPNYVVHQDRDKTVLRNYEGEIFEYPEPTVIPSLEIERLRDQAGVSCGM; this is translated from the coding sequence ATGGGCTATACCTCCGACCTTGACCCCGCCTTCCGCTCGCATGCACCAGGATACTGGCCAGCGGAAGCGATGACCGACTGGCACGAAGCCGCCTGGCAGCTGAAGAACCGCGTTTCTTCGCTGTCCGCCCTCGAAAGCCGCTTGAAGCTCACCGACGAGGAGCGCGCTGGCGTGCTTCTGGCTGGCAACAAGCTGGCGATGTCGATCACGCCGCACTTTTTCAACCTGATCGATCCGAACGATCCCAATTGCCCGATCCGCCGCCAGGTGATCCCGCGGCTGGAGGAAGCCTGGGACGCTCCGGAAGAAATGGCTGACCCCTGCGGCGAGGACTCGCACATGCCCGTGCCGGGCCTCGTCCACCGCTACCCGGACCGCGTGCTCTTCCTCGTCACCGACCGCTGCGCGTCCTACTGCCGCTACTGCACCCGTTCGCGGGTCGTCTCGGGTGTCGGCGAGCAGCATCTCGAAACCCAGTGGGAAGCGGCCTTCAAATACCTTGAAGAACACACGGAAGTCCGCGACGTGCTACTTTCCGGGGGCGATCCGCTGCTCTTTTCGGATTCGAAGCTGGAGAAAATCCTCAGCCGCATCCGCGCCATCCCGCACATCCAGTTCCTGCGGATCGGCTCGCGGATCCCGATTTTCCTGCCCCAGCGTATCACGCCCGCGCTGTGCGAGATGCTGAAGAAGTATCACCCGCTGTTCATTTCGGTGCACACCAATCACCCGCGCGAACTGACGCTTGAGGTAAAGGAGGCGCTCGGCCGCCTGGCCGACGCCGGCATCCCGCTCGGCAACCAGAGCGTCCTGCTGAAAGGCGTGAACGACTCGGTGGAAATCCAGAAGGCACTGGTCCACAAGCTCCTGATGTGCCGGGTGCGGCCCTACTACCTCTACCAGTGCGACCTGATCCGCGGGTCCTCGCACCTGCGGACCTCAGTGTCGAAGGGCCTCGAAATCATCGAGGGCCTGCGCGGCCACACCACCGGCTACGCCATCCCACAGTTCGTGATCGATGGCCCCGGCGGCGGCGGCAAGATCCCGCTGAATCCGAACTACGTGGTGCACCAGGACCGCGACAAGACCGTGCTGCGGAACTACGAGGGAGAAATCTTCGAGTATCCCGAACCGACCGTGATCCCGTCCCTCGAAATCGAGCGGTTGCGGGATCAGGCCGGCGTCTCATGCGGGATGTAG
- the rsmH gene encoding 16S rRNA (cytosine(1402)-N(4))-methyltransferase RsmH, giving the protein MDDTPRPPRRKRYLGKNPRRFEDKYKELNPERYAETVGKVLESGKTPAGMHVPIMVEECLEGLRLGPSDVGVDCTLGYGGHAREILARIAPGGRLIGLDVDPIEQPKTEARMRAAGFGEEVFTAVRSNYAGIGKVLDGLALDAVDFIFADLGCSSMQFDDPTRGFTFKVDGPLDMRMNPGRGMAASVWLAKVKEAKLAEVLLENADEPLAEEIAAALAGRHFPTTKPLVAVIRALPAVAKLDPERSELTVRRVFQAIRIAVNEEFSSLDAFLRQLPQSLKPGGRVVILTFHSGEDRRVKKAFQAGEREGTYAEVSDTVIVAGPEERRNNPRSIPAKLRWAVRSAAT; this is encoded by the coding sequence ATGGACGACACGCCGCGGCCACCGCGACGCAAGCGCTACTTGGGCAAGAACCCGCGGCGCTTCGAGGACAAGTACAAGGAACTCAACCCGGAGCGCTATGCCGAGACGGTGGGCAAAGTGTTGGAGTCCGGGAAGACGCCGGCCGGGATGCACGTGCCGATCATGGTGGAAGAGTGCCTTGAAGGCCTGCGGCTTGGCCCCAGCGACGTCGGCGTGGATTGCACGCTCGGCTACGGCGGGCATGCCCGGGAGATCCTCGCCCGCATCGCGCCCGGTGGCCGCTTGATCGGGCTGGATGTCGATCCGATCGAACAGCCGAAGACGGAAGCCCGGATGCGCGCTGCTGGCTTTGGCGAGGAGGTTTTCACCGCGGTGCGCTCGAACTACGCCGGCATCGGCAAGGTGCTCGATGGCCTCGCGCTCGATGCCGTGGACTTCATCTTTGCCGACCTCGGTTGTTCCTCGATGCAATTCGACGATCCCACCCGGGGCTTCACTTTCAAGGTCGATGGTCCGCTGGACATGCGGATGAATCCCGGGCGCGGGATGGCCGCCTCCGTGTGGTTGGCCAAGGTGAAGGAAGCGAAGCTGGCGGAGGTCTTGTTAGAGAATGCCGATGAGCCGCTGGCGGAGGAGATCGCCGCGGCTCTTGCTGGCCGGCATTTTCCCACGACGAAACCCTTGGTCGCCGTGATCCGGGCGCTGCCGGCGGTGGCGAAGCTCGACCCGGAGCGATCCGAGTTGACGGTGCGCCGGGTCTTCCAGGCCATCCGCATCGCCGTGAATGAGGAATTTTCCTCGCTCGATGCCTTCCTGCGCCAGCTCCCGCAATCGCTCAAGCCCGGGGGGCGGGTGGTGATCCTGACCTTCCACTCCGGCGAGGACCGGCGGGTGAAGAAGGCCTTTCAGGCGGGCGAACGTGAAGGCACCTACGCCGAAGTGAGCGATACCGTGATCGTCGCGGGCCCGGAGGAACGCCGGAACAACCCGCGCAGCATCCCGGCGAAACTGCGCTGGGCGGTCAGGTCCGCTGCAACATGA
- a CDS encoding esterase/lipase family protein, producing the protein MLRNLLATSVLMATLAHGGETARIPAQRVVLVHGIFQSDWRCFGFLRNDLEKRGIECLVPSLKPADGRDGLPMMAEQLKQEIHERFGDERVVVIGFSMGGLISRYYLQELGGAKRCDGFFTISTPHHGTKMAHLFYGEGARQMRPGSEFLTRLAATENRLGTMPVVSYRTPADLIIRPTVSSKWARAENLCVPCPLHPMMTFSPRVRRDIMERLAPPR; encoded by the coding sequence ATGCTCCGCAACCTGCTCGCCACCTCGGTCCTCATGGCGACCCTTGCCCACGGCGGGGAAACCGCCCGGATTCCCGCCCAGCGCGTGGTGCTAGTCCACGGGATTTTCCAGAGCGACTGGCGCTGCTTCGGCTTCCTGCGGAACGACTTGGAGAAGCGCGGCATCGAGTGCCTGGTGCCATCGCTCAAGCCCGCCGACGGCCGCGATGGCCTGCCGATGATGGCCGAGCAACTGAAGCAGGAAATCCACGAGCGCTTCGGCGACGAGCGTGTCGTGGTCATCGGCTTTAGCATGGGCGGGCTGATCAGCCGCTACTACCTGCAGGAACTCGGCGGGGCGAAGCGCTGCGACGGATTTTTCACCATCTCCACCCCGCATCACGGCACCAAGATGGCCCACCTGTTCTATGGTGAAGGGGCACGGCAGATGCGCCCCGGCAGCGAATTCCTCACCCGGCTGGCAGCGACCGAGAACCGCCTCGGCACCATGCCTGTGGTTTCCTACCGCACCCCCGCCGACTTGATCATCAGGCCCACCGTCAGCTCCAAATGGGCGCGCGCCGAGAACCTCTGCGTCCCCTGCCCGCTGCATCCCATGATGACCTTTTCGCCGCGGGTCCGCCGCGACATCATGGAACGTCTCGCGCCCCCGCGATGA
- a CDS encoding ATP-binding cassette domain-containing protein, protein MPLLEAAGLGKRYGSKRVLWDVDLAFEPGEIVAVLGVNGAGKTTLLGCLAGMLGWDRGEVRMDGEKLNRDRLDQRQRMMFLPGEGFHFGGADTIRNAAIFSELWRGIDAKPPLDIEEWLERLGLLEVAFSSVETLSRGQRYKAVLLALHCADPDIWLIDEPFAAGMDARGMEAFRQLVRAAATRKRCIVYTTQFPELAVRFADRIVVVGGGGIHLNEPTRGRDLEELIRQLGRELGIQDEHS, encoded by the coding sequence ATGCCGTTGTTGGAAGCTGCAGGCTTGGGAAAGCGCTATGGATCGAAGCGCGTCCTGTGGGATGTCGATCTGGCCTTCGAGCCCGGCGAGATCGTCGCGGTGCTCGGCGTGAACGGCGCGGGCAAGACGACCCTGCTCGGTTGTCTGGCCGGAATGCTCGGCTGGGACCGCGGCGAAGTGAGAATGGACGGCGAGAAGCTCAACCGCGACCGGCTAGACCAGCGGCAGCGAATGATGTTCCTCCCCGGGGAGGGCTTTCATTTCGGCGGCGCGGACACGATCCGCAACGCGGCGATCTTTTCCGAACTGTGGCGGGGGATTGACGCCAAACCGCCCCTCGACATCGAGGAATGGCTGGAGCGGCTTGGCTTGTTAGAGGTCGCCTTCTCTTCGGTGGAAACGCTTTCTCGCGGGCAGCGCTACAAGGCGGTGCTTCTCGCCCTGCACTGCGCCGATCCAGATATCTGGCTGATCGACGAGCCCTTCGCCGCCGGCATGGACGCACGCGGCATGGAAGCATTCCGCCAGTTGGTGCGGGCCGCCGCGACGAGAAAGCGCTGCATCGTCTACACCACCCAGTTTCCGGAACTCGCCGTGCGCTTCGCCGACCGGATCGTGGTGGTCGGCGGCGGAGGTATCCACCTCAATGAGCCCACCCGCGGCCGTGACCTCGAGGAATTGATCCGTCAACTTGGCCGCGAGCTCGGCATTCAAGACGAGCACTCATGA
- a CDS encoding GDSL-type esterase/lipase family protein: protein MKPLRFFVVSLLATTAAFAAPKPINPADYKEPVKVSCIGDSITQGSGAASGKSYPSQLQEMLGDKWKVGNFGVSGRTLLKKGDYPYWNEKAYQNALGSSPDVVIIMLGTNDTKPQNWKHEAEFSADYTELVKSFQALASKPRIYVCRPCPVSEPGNFGINEKNNKEWIKRIDKLAKEMKLEVIDMHKALEDKPQLLPDRVHPNTEGAAEMAKAAYKELTGKKAPEAVAK from the coding sequence ATGAAGCCGCTCCGTTTCTTCGTCGTTTCCCTTCTCGCCACCACCGCCGCATTCGCTGCGCCGAAGCCCATCAACCCCGCCGACTACAAGGAGCCGGTCAAGGTTTCCTGCATCGGTGACAGCATCACGCAAGGGTCCGGCGCGGCGTCGGGGAAGTCCTATCCTTCACAGCTTCAGGAAATGCTGGGCGACAAGTGGAAGGTCGGCAATTTCGGCGTGAGCGGCCGGACGCTGCTGAAGAAGGGCGACTATCCCTACTGGAACGAGAAGGCCTATCAGAATGCCCTCGGCTCCTCGCCGGATGTGGTGATCATCATGCTGGGCACGAACGATACCAAACCGCAGAACTGGAAGCACGAGGCGGAGTTCTCAGCGGACTACACTGAGCTGGTGAAGTCGTTCCAAGCGCTCGCAAGCAAGCCGCGCATTTACGTCTGCCGTCCGTGTCCGGTGTCCGAGCCTGGCAACTTCGGCATCAACGAGAAGAACAACAAGGAGTGGATCAAGCGCATCGACAAGCTTGCCAAGGAGATGAAGCTTGAGGTGATCGACATGCACAAGGCGCTCGAAGACAAGCCGCAGCTCCTGCCCGATCGCGTGCATCCCAACACCGAAGGTGCGGCCGAAATGGCGAAGGCAGCCTACAAGGAGCTGACCGGCAAGAAGGCTCCCGAAGCGGTGGCCAAATAA
- a CDS encoding 3-keto-disaccharide hydrolase, with the protein MKRHLFSAILLLTGIAAAEPEKLFSSANLDGWKTQGAAYWSFSDGVLTGQSDDKKQNSVLWSEKSYKDFTVECEFRFSGDIDSGIFLRHENEQIQIGVSRSLKRDLTGSPYIGSKRGYPQEASGVKEVLKQGDWNRMKIVAKGHTYTVTLNGKQVIEYVSDTAKESGPLGFQVHPGVKMKIEFRNVTVEPLE; encoded by the coding sequence ATGAAACGTCACTTGTTCTCCGCCATCCTGCTTCTAACGGGCATCGCTGCCGCGGAGCCGGAGAAGCTCTTCAGCAGCGCCAACCTCGACGGCTGGAAGACCCAGGGCGCCGCCTACTGGAGCTTTTCCGACGGCGTTCTAACGGGCCAGAGCGACGACAAGAAGCAGAACTCGGTGCTGTGGTCGGAGAAGAGCTACAAGGACTTCACCGTGGAGTGCGAGTTCCGCTTCTCCGGCGACATCGACTCGGGGATCTTCCTCCGTCACGAGAACGAGCAGATCCAAATCGGCGTGTCCCGCTCGCTGAAGCGCGATTTGACCGGCTCACCCTACATCGGCAGCAAGCGGGGCTACCCGCAGGAAGCCAGCGGGGTGAAGGAAGTGCTCAAGCAGGGTGATTGGAACCGCATGAAGATCGTGGCGAAAGGCCATACCTACACGGTCACGCTCAACGGCAAGCAGGTCATCGAGTACGTCTCCGACACCGCGAAGGAGTCCGGCCCGCTCGGGTTCCAAGTTCACCCGGGAGTGAAGATGAAGATCGAGTTCCGCAACGTGACGGTGGAGCCGCTGGAGTGA
- a CDS encoding alkaline phosphatase D family protein, whose product MKPQMFRRMIAALVLASSGLASAQHPFRIQDLYEPALAPFYHGVASGDPVNDGFIIWTRVTPKPTGNLNFHRKVPVKWIVASDPLLTQVVAQGNQFALAASDFTVKVDVRGLAAGQTYYYGFEALGRESITGKAKTAPDVAVDQLKFAVVSCANYEWGYFSGYEQISRRTDLDAVICVGDYLYEYPDNDSYSSEEIRDERVLFPRNETVTLKHYRTRYANYRLDPNLRRAHQQHPFIAIWDDHEFANNAWRGGAENHNLRKEGSWKRREAAAIRAFLEWMPIREQGTSIYRTLNYGPLMDLILIDTRIEGRDPQIEDVNEPLLYAPSRTMLGRPQKDWLKTEMSDSAATWKVIGNQVVFSEFNIGFTAPLDPLVTSDFLESQFLDIWDGYPAERRELVNYIADQDLDNVVILTGDIHCSFAFEVADPVLGNPFYDPATGAGAVAVEFVTPSLSAANFDEELGEFFTGQLEEVINSPFGGFNYNPHMKYADLDQHGYVVLSVSPSAVQADYYFLADVLVPVTTESWGAGFTVDAGSTLLVPATSPAPAKPVQDIPAP is encoded by the coding sequence ATGAAACCCCAAATGTTCCGCCGCATGATCGCGGCCCTCGTTCTCGCCTCGAGCGGTCTTGCCTCCGCTCAGCATCCGTTCCGCATCCAAGATCTCTACGAGCCGGCCCTTGCGCCTTTTTACCATGGGGTTGCCTCGGGAGACCCGGTGAACGATGGCTTTATCATCTGGACCCGGGTCACGCCCAAGCCGACTGGAAACCTGAACTTTCACCGAAAGGTGCCGGTGAAATGGATCGTCGCCAGCGATCCGTTGCTGACCCAAGTGGTGGCGCAAGGCAACCAGTTCGCCCTGGCCGCGAGCGATTTCACCGTGAAAGTGGACGTTCGCGGCCTCGCCGCCGGGCAGACGTACTACTACGGATTCGAGGCGCTGGGTCGCGAGTCGATCACGGGAAAGGCGAAGACCGCGCCAGACGTAGCCGTGGACCAGCTGAAGTTCGCCGTCGTTTCCTGCGCGAACTACGAATGGGGCTACTTTTCAGGCTACGAGCAGATCTCCCGCCGCACCGATCTCGACGCTGTCATCTGCGTCGGTGACTACCTCTACGAATATCCGGACAACGACTCCTACAGCTCCGAGGAGATTCGCGACGAGCGAGTGCTGTTTCCCCGCAACGAGACCGTCACGCTCAAGCACTACCGCACCCGCTACGCAAACTACCGGCTCGACCCGAATCTCCGGCGGGCCCACCAGCAGCATCCGTTTATCGCCATCTGGGATGACCACGAGTTCGCCAACAACGCGTGGCGCGGCGGTGCGGAGAACCACAACCTTCGCAAGGAAGGAAGCTGGAAACGGCGGGAAGCCGCGGCCATTCGCGCCTTTCTCGAATGGATGCCCATCCGCGAGCAGGGCACCAGTATCTATCGGACCCTGAATTACGGTCCGCTGATGGATCTCATCCTCATCGACACCCGCATCGAGGGACGTGACCCCCAGATCGAGGACGTTAATGAACCGCTGCTCTATGCGCCCAGCCGCACGATGCTAGGCCGGCCGCAGAAGGATTGGTTGAAAACGGAGATGTCGGATTCCGCTGCCACATGGAAGGTCATTGGCAATCAGGTGGTCTTCTCCGAGTTCAACATCGGCTTCACCGCGCCTCTCGATCCGTTGGTGACGTCGGATTTTCTCGAAAGCCAGTTCCTCGACATCTGGGACGGGTATCCGGCGGAGCGCCGCGAGCTGGTGAACTACATCGCTGATCAGGATCTCGACAACGTGGTGATCCTGACGGGTGACATTCATTGCAGCTTCGCCTTCGAAGTCGCGGATCCGGTGTTAGGGAATCCTTTTTATGACCCCGCCACTGGGGCGGGGGCGGTCGCGGTGGAGTTCGTCACGCCAAGCCTGTCCGCGGCGAATTTCGATGAGGAACTGGGGGAGTTCTTCACTGGTCAGCTTGAGGAGGTCATCAATTCCCCTTTCGGAGGCTTCAATTACAATCCCCACATGAAGTATGCCGACTTGGACCAGCACGGCTATGTGGTGCTTTCGGTCAGCCCGTCTGCAGTCCAAGCGGACTATTACTTCCTAGCGGACGTGCTGGTCCCGGTAACGACAGAGAGCTGGGGTGCTGGATTCACCGTGGATGCCGGCAGCACGCTGTTGGTTCCCGCTACCTCACCTGCGCCGGCCAAGCCGGTGCAGGATATTCCCGCACCTTGA
- a CDS encoding type II toxin-antitoxin system RelE/ParE family toxin: MIESFGDSETESIYRGVPSRKLPGDIQPRARRKLRMLNQARGLKDLSVPPGNRLEALHGNLEGFWSIRVNQQWRIIFRWEDGRKLEVSITDYH, from the coding sequence GTGATCGAAAGCTTCGGCGACTCCGAGACCGAAAGCATCTATCGCGGAGTTCCTTCCCGCAAATTGCCCGGCGACATCCAGCCGCGGGCGAGGCGCAAGCTCCGGATGCTGAATCAAGCGCGGGGTCTCAAGGATCTTTCGGTGCCGCCCGGTAACCGGCTGGAGGCCCTTCACGGCAACTTGGAGGGCTTCTGGAGCATCCGGGTGAACCAACAGTGGCGGATCATTTTCCGATGGGAGGATGGCCGGAAGCTCGAGGTTTCAATCACCGACTACCACTAG
- the cimA gene encoding citramalate synthase: MSALSDKPVRLYDTTLRDGTQGEGFQLSLLDKLRIAERLDAFGIDYIEGGWPGSNPKDVEFFQEAKKLKLSHAKLAAFGSTRRADTPVEQDPQVKLLLDAETPVVTIFGKSWEMQVTEVLRTTPEENRAMIRDTVAYLKQHGREVVYDAEHFFDGYKDSPGHALGSLQAAAEGGADCLVLCDTNGGTLPEEVMEICAIVRARIPQVPVGIHTHNDCELGVANAVAAVRGGAVQVQGTINGYGERTGNCNLTSVIPILQLKMDMEVVPDLTKLRELSYFVDDVSNNPHFARAAFVGRTAFAHKGGMHVNAVQKLARSYEHIVPQAVGNEQNILVSELSGQSNILIKAEQLGIPLDKGSAEAKAVLQKVKELENEGYSFEAAGGSLELLIRRELGRYEKTFDLKEFHTSFRQYRDGHDPVCEATVKLYVGEVPKYTVAEGRGVVNALDKALRGALEPFYPEISEVSLVDYKVRIIDSHDATAAKTRVLIVSTNGEENWGTVGVSENIIEASWIALVDGIDLFLQRHRGV; encoded by the coding sequence ATGAGCGCCCTTTCCGACAAGCCGGTCCGCCTCTACGACACCACCCTGCGCGATGGCACGCAGGGCGAAGGTTTCCAGCTCTCACTGCTCGACAAGCTCCGCATTGCCGAGCGGCTCGATGCATTCGGCATCGATTACATCGAGGGCGGCTGGCCCGGCTCGAACCCGAAGGACGTCGAGTTCTTCCAAGAGGCGAAGAAGCTCAAGCTCAGTCACGCGAAGCTGGCGGCCTTCGGCTCGACACGCCGTGCCGACACGCCGGTCGAGCAGGATCCGCAGGTGAAGCTCTTGCTGGATGCGGAAACGCCCGTCGTCACCATCTTTGGCAAGAGCTGGGAGATGCAAGTCACAGAAGTCCTGCGCACCACGCCCGAAGAGAACCGCGCGATGATCCGCGACACGGTGGCCTACCTGAAGCAGCACGGTCGCGAGGTGGTCTATGACGCCGAGCATTTCTTCGACGGCTACAAGGACTCGCCCGGCCATGCGCTCGGCTCCTTGCAGGCGGCGGCTGAAGGCGGGGCCGATTGTCTCGTGCTGTGCGACACCAATGGCGGCACGCTGCCCGAGGAGGTGATGGAGATCTGTGCGATCGTGCGCGCCCGCATCCCGCAGGTGCCGGTCGGCATTCACACGCATAACGACTGCGAACTCGGCGTGGCCAATGCCGTCGCGGCGGTAAGAGGCGGCGCGGTGCAGGTGCAAGGCACCATCAACGGCTACGGCGAACGCACCGGGAACTGCAACCTCACCTCGGTGATCCCGATCCTGCAGCTCAAGATGGACATGGAGGTCGTGCCCGATTTGACGAAACTACGGGAACTCTCGTACTTCGTCGATGACGTCTCTAACAATCCTCACTTCGCCCGCGCGGCGTTCGTGGGACGCACGGCCTTCGCCCACAAGGGCGGCATGCACGTCAATGCCGTCCAGAAGCTGGCCCGCAGCTACGAGCACATCGTGCCGCAGGCCGTCGGCAACGAGCAGAACATCCTGGTCTCCGAACTCAGCGGCCAATCGAACATCCTGATCAAGGCCGAGCAACTCGGCATCCCGCTCGACAAGGGCTCGGCCGAAGCCAAGGCGGTGCTACAGAAGGTGAAGGAACTGGAGAACGAGGGCTATTCCTTCGAGGCGGCCGGTGGCTCGCTCGAGCTGCTGATCCGCCGCGAGCTGGGTCGCTACGAGAAAACCTTCGATCTGAAGGAATTCCACACCAGCTTCCGTCAGTATCGAGACGGCCACGATCCGGTCTGCGAGGCGACCGTGAAGCTCTATGTGGGCGAAGTTCCAAAATACACCGTCGCCGAAGGCCGCGGCGTGGTGAATGCCCTCGACAAGGCGTTGCGAGGGGCTCTTGAGCCGTTTTACCCGGAAATTTCGGAGGTCTCGCTGGTGGACTACAAGGTCCGCATCATCGACAGCCACGATGCCACGGCAGCCAAGACCCGGGTGCTCATCGTTTCTACCAATGGTGAAGAAAACTGGGGAACGGTGGGGGTTTCCGAGAACATCATCGAGGCCTCGTGGATCGCGCTGGTGGACGGCATCGACCTGTTCCTCCAGCGCCATCGCGGAGTCTGA
- a CDS encoding HigA family addiction module antitoxin, with amino-acid sequence MKSRELLPLIHPGEILLEEFIQPLGLTLAAVSRATGIAPSRLTEITKCRRGVTAETALRLARFFGTSAAFWVGLQAEHDLEAAEREIGAAVEREVKAHVG; translated from the coding sequence ATGAAATCGCGCGAACTGCTGCCGCTCATTCATCCGGGAGAAATACTGCTGGAGGAATTCATCCAGCCGTTGGGGTTGACGCTCGCCGCCGTGTCACGTGCGACAGGGATCGCGCCGTCCCGTCTGACGGAGATCACGAAGTGCCGGCGAGGCGTCACGGCGGAGACCGCCCTGCGCCTCGCCCGGTTTTTCGGCACCTCAGCGGCTTTCTGGGTGGGGTTGCAAGCCGAACACGACCTTGAGGCGGCCGAGCGCGAGATTGGCGCGGCGGTGGAGCGGGAGGTGAAGGCCCATGTCGGCTGA
- a CDS encoding glucuronyl esterase domain-containing protein, with amino-acid sequence MSGRFLSLLFFATALHAGELADPLVANDGTKIATAAQWRDHRRPELIELFTREMYGRNPGRPEKMIFEVFDRDTKALEGKATRIQIALFPGGKPGPRIDLLVYVPSGVQAPVPAILGLNFWGNHAIHKDPGIRLTESWIEGRTSYADLTGVRDHKATDAARGVNANHWPVEEIISRGYALATMYREDVAADHEPYFGSGVHPLFPQLQQGDDNFSTIGAWAWSLSRALDALEKEPLIDSKRVAVFGFSRLGKAALWAGASDERFAMVLSNESGAGGAKLFHRGVGESIERLTTVFPHWYARSFKKYAGKDKELPFDQHLVISLVAPRPVYVGSAQEDTYADAEGEFAAAKAAEPVFRLLGAEGLPADTWPAVGVSVQGGIGYHVRPGKHDVLPFDWQQYLLFGDKHLKPR; translated from the coding sequence ATGTCAGGCCGCTTCCTCTCCCTGCTGTTTTTCGCCACGGCGCTCCATGCCGGCGAGCTAGCCGATCCTCTGGTGGCGAATGACGGCACGAAGATCGCCACCGCTGCCCAGTGGCGGGACCATCGCCGTCCGGAACTCATCGAGCTCTTCACCCGCGAGATGTATGGCCGGAATCCGGGCCGGCCGGAGAAGATGATCTTCGAGGTCTTCGATCGCGATACGAAGGCGCTTGAGGGCAAGGCCACCCGGATCCAGATCGCTCTCTTCCCCGGGGGGAAGCCGGGGCCGCGGATCGACCTGCTGGTGTATGTCCCCAGTGGTGTCCAAGCACCGGTCCCGGCCATCCTCGGCCTGAATTTCTGGGGCAACCATGCGATTCACAAGGATCCCGGCATTCGTCTTACCGAAAGCTGGATCGAAGGCCGGACATCATACGCCGACCTAACAGGCGTTCGCGATCACAAGGCCACCGACGCGGCTCGCGGGGTCAATGCGAACCACTGGCCGGTCGAGGAAATCATCTCCCGCGGCTATGCGCTGGCCACGATGTATCGCGAGGATGTGGCGGCTGACCATGAGCCGTACTTCGGCAGCGGTGTGCATCCGCTGTTTCCCCAGCTTCAACAGGGCGATGACAACTTCAGCACGATCGGTGCCTGGGCGTGGTCGCTGAGCCGGGCGCTGGATGCCTTGGAGAAGGAGCCGCTCATCGATTCGAAGCGGGTCGCGGTCTTTGGCTTTTCGCGCCTGGGGAAGGCCGCGCTGTGGGCCGGTGCCAGCGATGAGCGCTTCGCGATGGTATTGAGCAACGAGTCCGGGGCGGGAGGAGCCAAGCTGTTCCATCGCGGGGTGGGGGAAAGCATCGAGCGCCTGACCACGGTGTTTCCCCACTGGTATGCGCGGAGCTTCAAGAAGTATGCTGGCAAGGACAAGGAGCTGCCCTTCGACCAACACCTGGTCATTTCGCTGGTCGCGCCTCGTCCGGTGTATGTCGGCAGCGCGCAGGAGGACACCTATGCCGATGCCGAGGGAGAGTTCGCCGCGGCAAAGGCGGCCGAGCCGGTGTTCCGTCTGTTAGGAGCGGAGGGACTGCCGGCGGACACGTGGCCAGCGGTCGGTGTTTCGGTGCAGGGCGGCATCGGCTACCATGTGCGGCCCGGCAAGCATGACGTGTTGCCCTTCGATTGGCAGCAGTATTTGCTGTTCGGGGACAAGCACTTGAAGCCGCGCTAG